One window of Trinickia caryophylli genomic DNA carries:
- the fliL gene encoding flagellar basal body-associated protein FliL, translating into MATTTATQQPVATPPKSAKLKRILLIVLIALVAAGAAAGGTYFFLAKHGPSKPVAPPPPPPPVFFALEPMTVNLLSDDGQHYLRVGLTLKIADEKMQARLTEHMPELRSRILLDLSNKHPEDLSTLDGKRALADELKKLIEEPTDHGAPPIEVKDVLFTEFVVQ; encoded by the coding sequence ATGGCAACCACGACCGCAACCCAGCAGCCTGTCGCCACGCCGCCCAAGTCGGCGAAACTGAAACGCATCCTGCTGATCGTTTTGATCGCCCTCGTCGCTGCCGGCGCAGCGGCCGGCGGCACTTACTTTTTCCTCGCGAAGCACGGCCCCTCGAAGCCGGTGGCCCCTCCGCCGCCTCCGCCGCCGGTGTTCTTCGCGCTGGAGCCGATGACCGTGAACCTGCTGTCCGACGACGGTCAGCACTATCTGCGCGTCGGCCTCACGCTGAAAATCGCGGACGAGAAGATGCAGGCGCGCCTGACCGAGCACATGCCCGAGCTGCGCAGCCGCATCCTGCTCGACCTGTCGAACAAACACCCTGAAGACCTCTCGACTCTCGACGGCAAGCGCGCGCTCGCCGACGAGCTGAAGAAGCTGATCGAGGAGCCGACCGATCACGGCGCACCGCCGATCGAGGTCAAGGACGTGCTGTTCACGGAATTCGTGGTCCAGTAA